A genomic segment from Nitrospira sp. encodes:
- a CDS encoding proteasome accessory factor PafA2 family protein — MHLFGIETEYGITREDLETVDPVEESMELVRAHLTGHFERRWDYGGEDPHEDARGFRVSGLQQDKEEDEFAKVDAHRPYSFHEMKSDLILPNGARFYNDHTHPEYSTPECRTIKDLLAQDRAGERIVQRAADRRNQRLGGAYVQLYKNNTDFHGHSYGCHDNYLVSRSLPFPRLVGGLLPFLVSRQVLAGAGKVGMEAQESGFVPGAYQLSQRADFMESELGVDTMHNRPILNTRDEPHADRTKYRRLHLILGDANLCEYATALKVGTTRLVLDLLQRGAAPALELEQPVAAIKQLSRDPDLKATVRLKDGRSISGLAIQTEYWNIASRVCGGDSDTEWILREWQDTLRLLAQDRAQLVGKLDWVTKQWLLETFVREEHLAWDDPWLTSLDLEYHNMNPDRGLFLGLEAEGKTWRMTTERDIAEAMAAGPSDTRGGLRGVCVRRFSEQITGMQWELVQFTGGLRGRTLEMGDLFEPEAVKACASLFEAAASPADALIAWKRRKDT; from the coding sequence ATGCATCTGTTCGGCATCGAAACCGAATACGGCATCACCAGGGAAGACCTTGAGACGGTAGATCCGGTCGAGGAGTCGATGGAGTTGGTGCGTGCGCACTTGACCGGCCATTTCGAACGTCGGTGGGACTACGGCGGCGAGGATCCGCATGAAGATGCCCGTGGGTTCCGAGTTTCCGGCCTGCAGCAGGACAAGGAGGAGGATGAGTTCGCCAAGGTCGATGCGCATCGGCCCTACTCGTTCCACGAGATGAAAAGCGACTTGATTCTCCCGAACGGCGCGCGGTTCTATAACGACCATACCCATCCCGAATATTCCACGCCTGAATGCCGCACCATCAAGGATCTCCTGGCGCAAGATCGGGCGGGGGAGCGTATCGTGCAGCGGGCGGCCGACCGCCGGAATCAACGGCTCGGCGGCGCCTACGTGCAGCTCTATAAAAACAACACCGATTTCCACGGCCATAGCTACGGCTGTCACGACAACTACCTCGTCTCACGCTCCCTGCCGTTTCCTCGACTGGTGGGAGGTCTGTTACCGTTTCTCGTGAGCCGGCAGGTGCTGGCCGGAGCGGGGAAGGTCGGGATGGAAGCGCAGGAGTCCGGTTTCGTGCCGGGAGCGTATCAACTCTCGCAGCGAGCCGACTTCATGGAAAGCGAGTTGGGCGTCGATACGATGCACAATCGACCGATTCTGAATACGCGGGATGAGCCCCATGCGGATCGGACGAAGTACCGCCGTCTGCATTTGATCCTCGGTGACGCTAACCTCTGCGAATATGCGACGGCGCTCAAGGTCGGTACGACCAGGCTGGTGCTGGATCTCCTTCAACGCGGGGCCGCGCCTGCCTTGGAGCTGGAGCAGCCGGTTGCGGCAATCAAGCAACTTTCCAGGGATCCGGATCTGAAGGCGACGGTGCGGCTCAAGGACGGCCGGTCGATATCCGGACTCGCGATTCAAACGGAGTATTGGAATATCGCCAGTCGAGTCTGCGGCGGAGACTCGGATACGGAGTGGATCCTGCGTGAATGGCAGGATACACTTCGGCTGCTTGCCCAGGATCGGGCTCAATTGGTCGGAAAGCTCGATTGGGTGACGAAACAGTGGCTCCTTGAGACGTTCGTAAGGGAAGAGCATCTCGCCTGGGACGACCCGTGGCTCACCAGCTTGGATTTGGAATATCATAATATGAATCCGGACCGTGGGCTCTTTTTGGGGCTTGAGGCAGAGGGAAAGACCTGGCGGATGACGACCGAGCGTGACATTGCGGAGGCCATGGCGGCCGGGCCGTCGGATACCAGGGGAGGGTTGCGAGGGGTGTGTGTCAGACGGTTCTCGGAGCAGATCACGGGTATGCAGTGGGAGCTGGTACAGTTTACGGGCGGGCTACGGGGGAGGACGCTTGAAATGGGCGATCTCTTTGAGCCGGAAGCGGTGAAGGCCTGTGCGTCATTGTTTGAGGCGGCGGCTTCCCCCGCCGATGCCCTGATTGCGTGGAAGAGACGAAAGGATACCTGA
- a CDS encoding Bacterial proteasome-activating AAA-ATPase (PAN), giving the protein MSDHRKADQSEPGGQHAPRREESATADPLDLIEECLAAFPDGDPRQKLLYKLRHVVTAQSVLQDRRDVEFKKLNDVVAKLTAPANRVGLLVEVPAEGVARIVVGGAEYYANVDPRLVAEDLKIGTQILVNEAYSVIKAIGYDRNGPVLKVAEVLSDGRIRFEQDMGRQALILQRSSDLQGVELKAGDEVRIEPTHRIAIEKFEGRQAKQHLLDEVPTVTWDQIGGQHQAIEAIRKAIEYPLLHAETFSKYQFTQPKGFLLYGPPGCGKTLIGQAAAAGLARLVRESKSEAFPEGHAKNPPVSGGAFLHIKGPEILNMWLGESERIVRDLFAKARARRREGALPFIFIDEAESVLGTRRSMRSFNINNTLVPMFCAEMDGIESLRDVVIILASNRPDLIDPAVLRPGRIDRKIKVARPNRTAAQEILGVYLTPALPLDRELLDRNGQDHEAARRVVIEQVVDGVFSKTDQNRVLSIRLRNGQQKVLYRGDLVSGAILSSIVQRAKEKAVERAIAQTGVPSDGGLRIQDLLDAVQEEYREGEMLPPDDAAEEWLKLLDHHPEQVVGVSSFRRGRPTEERLVNQII; this is encoded by the coding sequence ATGAGCGACCATCGAAAAGCGGATCAGTCTGAACCGGGAGGGCAACATGCGCCGCGACGTGAGGAGTCGGCGACGGCCGATCCGCTTGATCTGATCGAAGAATGCCTGGCCGCCTTTCCCGATGGCGACCCGCGCCAGAAGCTGCTCTACAAGCTGCGGCATGTGGTGACGGCCCAGTCGGTTCTGCAGGATCGGCGCGACGTCGAATTCAAGAAACTCAATGACGTGGTGGCCAAGTTGACGGCGCCCGCCAACCGGGTCGGCCTGTTGGTGGAGGTGCCGGCCGAGGGTGTCGCGCGCATCGTCGTCGGTGGGGCGGAGTACTATGCCAATGTCGATCCGCGCCTCGTGGCAGAGGATCTCAAGATCGGCACGCAGATTCTGGTGAATGAGGCCTATTCGGTGATCAAGGCCATCGGATACGATCGCAACGGGCCGGTGTTGAAGGTGGCCGAGGTGTTGTCGGATGGGCGCATTCGCTTCGAGCAGGACATGGGGCGGCAAGCGTTGATTCTGCAGCGGTCCAGCGATTTACAAGGGGTCGAACTCAAGGCCGGCGACGAGGTCCGCATTGAGCCGACGCATCGGATCGCCATTGAGAAGTTCGAAGGACGCCAAGCCAAGCAGCATCTCCTCGACGAGGTTCCCACCGTGACCTGGGACCAGATCGGCGGCCAGCACCAGGCGATCGAGGCGATCCGCAAGGCCATCGAATATCCCCTGCTCCATGCGGAGACCTTTTCGAAATATCAGTTTACGCAGCCGAAGGGCTTCTTGCTCTACGGCCCGCCTGGTTGCGGCAAGACCTTGATCGGGCAGGCGGCTGCGGCCGGCTTGGCGCGGCTGGTGCGTGAGTCAAAGAGCGAGGCCTTTCCGGAGGGGCACGCGAAGAATCCGCCGGTGAGCGGCGGCGCGTTTCTTCACATCAAGGGGCCGGAGATTCTGAACATGTGGCTCGGTGAGTCGGAACGGATCGTCCGGGACCTCTTTGCCAAGGCGCGCGCCAGACGTCGAGAGGGGGCCTTGCCGTTTATCTTCATCGATGAAGCGGAGTCCGTGTTGGGTACCAGGCGGTCGATGCGATCCTTCAACATCAACAATACGCTGGTGCCGATGTTTTGTGCCGAAATGGACGGGATCGAGTCGTTGCGGGATGTGGTGATCATCCTGGCGTCCAACCGGCCGGACTTGATCGATCCTGCGGTCCTCAGGCCCGGTAGGATCGATCGGAAGATCAAGGTTGCGCGCCCGAACCGAACGGCGGCCCAGGAGATTCTCGGCGTGTATCTGACGCCGGCCCTGCCGCTCGACCGTGAGTTGCTGGATCGCAACGGACAGGACCACGAAGCGGCCCGTCGCGTCGTGATCGAGCAGGTCGTGGACGGTGTGTTTTCGAAAACAGACCAGAACCGAGTGCTCTCGATTCGCCTGCGGAACGGGCAGCAGAAGGTGCTCTACCGCGGAGACCTCGTGAGCGGGGCGATTCTCTCTTCCATTGTGCAGCGGGCGAAGGAAAAGGCGGTGGAACGGGCGATCGCGCAGACCGGCGTACCTTCCGACGGCGGCCTACGTATTCAGGATCTGCTCGATGCGGTGCAGGAGGAGTACCGGGAAGGTGAGATGTTGCCCCCGGATGATGCGGCGGAAGAATGGCTGAAGTTGTTGGATCATCATCCCGAACAGGTGGTCGGGGTCTCGTCGTTCCGCCGTGGACGGCCGACGGAAGAGCGGTTGGTGAACCAAATCATTTGA
- a CDS encoding HtrA protease/chaperone protein — translation MGCCLSAVLSLGGLSAPLSAYDGANGFPAAQSAAATELSPDEQATIAVFERAARSVVFIANRAMQRDPWSFNVFEVPQGSGTGFVWNKQGHIVTNYHVIYGADAITVTLADRTDYKAKVIGVDPDHDLAVLQVQVHETALQPVVIGNSQSLRVGQKVLAIGNPFGLDHTLTTGVVSALGRTIKSMSNRTIEGVVQTDAAINPGNSGGPLLDSAGRLIGVNTQIVSPSGAFAGIGFAVPVDTISRIVPELIKHGKLIRPGLGISLVPDAMARRWGVEGVIIGKVGRGSAAERVGLRGARETLGGRIELGDIIVGVNGKRVETIDGLMDLMEQHKVGDQVTIDYLRGNRRLQVSVTLQAVN, via the coding sequence ATGGGTTGCTGCCTGTCGGCGGTGCTGTCCCTCGGTGGGCTGTCGGCCCCGCTCTCGGCCTACGACGGCGCGAACGGTTTCCCTGCAGCACAGTCAGCCGCCGCGACGGAGTTGAGTCCTGATGAACAGGCAACCATTGCCGTCTTCGAACGGGCGGCGCGGTCGGTGGTCTTCATCGCCAACCGGGCGATGCAACGCGATCCCTGGTCGTTCAATGTGTTCGAAGTGCCCCAGGGATCCGGGACCGGATTCGTGTGGAACAAGCAAGGACACATCGTCACCAACTACCATGTCATTTACGGCGCGGATGCCATCACCGTCACCTTGGCGGATCGGACCGACTATAAAGCGAAGGTCATCGGGGTCGATCCGGACCATGACCTCGCCGTGCTGCAGGTTCAGGTTCACGAGACAGCGCTCCAGCCAGTGGTGATCGGGAACTCTCAATCGCTGCGGGTCGGACAAAAGGTGCTGGCGATCGGCAACCCGTTCGGTTTGGACCATACGCTCACGACCGGCGTGGTCAGCGCACTCGGTCGCACCATCAAATCCATGAGCAACCGGACGATCGAAGGCGTGGTCCAGACCGATGCCGCCATCAACCCTGGCAATTCCGGTGGGCCTCTGTTGGACAGCGCCGGTCGCCTGATCGGGGTGAACACCCAGATCGTGAGCCCGAGCGGCGCCTTTGCCGGGATCGGCTTCGCGGTTCCCGTCGATACGATCAGTCGGATTGTGCCGGAATTGATCAAGCACGGGAAGCTGATCAGGCCTGGGCTGGGCATCTCGCTGGTGCCGGATGCGATGGCGCGGCGTTGGGGTGTGGAGGGAGTCATTATCGGAAAGGTCGGCCGAGGCAGCGCCGCCGAACGGGTCGGTCTGCGGGGGGCGCGCGAAACCTTGGGGGGGCGGATCGAGCTGGGCGATATCATCGTCGGCGTGAACGGCAAGCGGGTGGAGACGATCGATGGCCTGATGGATCTGATGGAGCAGCACAAGGTTGGCGATCAGGTCACGATCGACTATCTGCGCGGGAACCGCAGGCTGCAGGTGTCGGTGACCTTGCAAGCGGTCAATTGA
- a CDS encoding HIT family protein: MNDPACKACNGNWPAPDHFIADCGLTRAYLHEDQFFPGWTVLVLKRHAVELFHLSRDERTTLIEEVSAAAEALAGECRAVKVNYELLGNQLPHVHWHVIPRLSQDPAPLEPVWKVPHAPTRLGPDALASMIERLRKVWPAHMSHRQLSP, encoded by the coding sequence ATGAACGATCCCGCCTGCAAAGCCTGTAACGGCAACTGGCCCGCTCCGGACCATTTCATCGCCGACTGCGGGCTCACGCGAGCCTATCTCCACGAAGATCAATTCTTTCCCGGTTGGACGGTGCTGGTGCTGAAACGTCATGCCGTCGAACTGTTTCACCTCTCGCGCGACGAACGCACCACCCTCATCGAAGAAGTTTCCGCGGCGGCGGAAGCTCTCGCGGGGGAGTGCCGCGCGGTGAAGGTCAACTACGAATTGCTCGGCAATCAACTCCCCCATGTCCATTGGCACGTGATTCCTCGTCTTTCTCAAGACCCCGCTCCGCTCGAACCGGTGTGGAAAGTCCCGCATGCACCGACCAGGCTCGGGCCTGACGCTCTGGCTTCCATGATCGAGCGGCTCCGGAAAGTCTGGCCGGCTCACATGAGCCATCGGCAACTGAGCCCCTGA